In Micromonospora sp. WMMD980, the following are encoded in one genomic region:
- the fxlM gene encoding methyltransferase, FxLD system, whose protein sequence is MSQTDTDVADRAAELRAALVSDLRARGNITSEAVEAAVRRVPRERFMPAGTDLNVAYAVDNSVVTKRNEHGVAISSVSAAYIQARMLEQAELAPGMTVLEVGSGGLNAAYLAEIVGPGGRVVSVDIDPDVTDRAAALLEVNGYGSRVRVLVADAEHGVPDEGPFDAIIVTVGAWDIAPALLDQLAEGGVIVLPLIMNAVTRTVGFRRDGDHLISNSVEVAGFVPMQGDGAHPDRVFLLPDGNGRHVRLLFDSDVPDHLDRLDGVLAGERCEVWSGVTVASGVSFADLHLWFAWFLPGFCRVAADDGTDLAAERLWFPYGVVYGAGFAYLALQPVPEGEGFEFGARAFGPDGERAAAAMVEQIRAWDRAGRDVEPRFCYWPADSDHARIPADAAVMDKTHGVISISWS, encoded by the coding sequence ATGAGCCAGACCGACACGGACGTCGCCGACCGCGCTGCCGAGCTGCGCGCCGCGCTCGTGAGCGACCTGCGAGCCCGAGGCAACATCACCTCGGAGGCGGTGGAGGCGGCGGTGCGCAGGGTGCCACGCGAGCGGTTCATGCCCGCCGGCACCGACCTGAACGTCGCCTACGCCGTCGACAACTCGGTGGTGACCAAGCGCAACGAACACGGGGTGGCGATCTCGTCGGTGTCCGCGGCCTACATCCAGGCGCGGATGCTGGAGCAGGCCGAACTCGCGCCGGGTATGACGGTGTTGGAGGTCGGCTCCGGTGGTCTGAACGCCGCGTACCTCGCCGAGATCGTCGGCCCCGGTGGTCGCGTCGTGAGCGTGGACATCGACCCCGACGTCACCGACCGGGCCGCGGCGCTGCTCGAAGTCAACGGCTACGGCAGCCGCGTGCGGGTCCTCGTCGCCGACGCGGAGCACGGTGTGCCCGACGAGGGGCCGTTCGACGCGATCATCGTCACCGTCGGGGCCTGGGACATCGCCCCCGCGTTGCTCGACCAACTGGCCGAAGGCGGCGTGATCGTCCTGCCGCTGATCATGAACGCGGTCACGAGGACGGTCGGCTTTCGCCGCGATGGCGACCACCTGATCAGCAACTCGGTGGAGGTCGCCGGGTTCGTGCCGATGCAGGGCGACGGCGCGCACCCCGACCGGGTGTTCCTCCTGCCCGACGGCAACGGCCGGCACGTGCGGCTGCTGTTCGACTCCGACGTGCCCGATCACCTGGACCGTCTCGACGGCGTCCTCGCCGGCGAACGCTGCGAGGTGTGGTCCGGCGTGACCGTCGCGAGCGGGGTGTCGTTCGCCGACCTGCATCTGTGGTTCGCGTGGTTCCTGCCCGGCTTCTGCCGCGTCGCCGCCGACGACGGAACCGACCTGGCCGCCGAGCGCCTCTGGTTCCCGTACGGCGTCGTCTACGGCGCGGGCTTCGCCTATCTGGCGTTGCAGCCCGTACCCGAGGGGGAGGGTTTCGAGTTCGGGGCCCGCGCCTTCGGCCCGGACGGCGAACGCGCCGCCGCCGCGATGGTCGAGCAGATCCGGGCCTGGGACCGCGCCGGGCGGGACGTCGAGCCCCGCTTTTGCTACTGGCCCGCCGACAGCGACCACGCCCGCATTCCCGCCGACGCCGCCGTCATGGACAAGACCCACGGCGTCATCTCAATTTCCTGGTCCTGA
- a CDS encoding TIGR02391 family protein, translated as MHPSISAASGALFADQHYSRAVFAAFQAVEHRVRQNSGLQESGVLLMNRAFGTNPRIDLARHSGRNAEDERMGFRFLFASAMQAIRNPRVDFTDATEAVEVVLLADLLLRLIKKIPE; from the coding sequence ATGCACCCTTCGATCTCGGCGGCCTCCGGAGCTTTGTTCGCCGACCAGCACTACAGCCGGGCCGTATTCGCCGCCTTCCAGGCTGTCGAGCACCGCGTTCGACAGAACAGCGGCCTGCAAGAATCCGGCGTTCTCCTGATGAACCGCGCCTTTGGCACGAACCCGAGAATCGACCTCGCCCGACACTCCGGTCGCAACGCCGAGGACGAACGCATGGGCTTCCGCTTCCTGTTCGCCAGCGCCATGCAGGCCATCCGTAACCCCCGCGTCGACTTCACCGACGCCACCGAGGCCGTCGAAGTCGTTCTGCTCGCAGATCTCCTGCTCCGGCTCATCAAGAAGATCCCCGAGTAA
- a CDS encoding lanthionine synthetase C family protein: MTDNQQQFLAVAEAVAAQLADPAIASALAAGRTWWPHHLAHGAPGIVLLHAELAAAGTAPWSRVQHWLAYAAGHTVTSGADSHLNYGAPALAVAMATVAEQIPGAYQTSLNVLDATIADDTLRRVAVITGRLEPGQRPLLADFDVVRGVTGVGGYLLRRRPGDPAVTAVLSYLVRLTRPVIHRGQRVPGWWTPVSPHGDRDDRYPGGHANLGVAHGIAGPLTLLALATRAGVTVPGQSEAIATICAWLDQWRTGTDTTPTWPYWITWDEHRAGRPSEPAHPRRPSWCYGTAGLARAQQLAALALHDPGRQHASEQALLFALTDPGHRAAVTDASLCHGWAGMAHIAARAATDATPATAAALRDTAARLLDVVHQPGTDPRDTAAALLAPDGGGPGLLDGAAGTALASLTAAGLTPRTRWDACLLIT; the protein is encoded by the coding sequence ATGACCGACAACCAGCAGCAGTTCCTGGCTGTCGCCGAGGCGGTCGCGGCGCAGCTGGCCGATCCTGCCATCGCGTCCGCCCTGGCAGCCGGACGGACGTGGTGGCCGCACCACCTGGCCCACGGCGCACCCGGCATCGTGCTCCTGCACGCCGAACTCGCCGCCGCCGGCACCGCGCCGTGGAGCCGCGTGCAGCACTGGCTCGCCTACGCCGCCGGCCACACCGTGACCTCGGGGGCGGACAGCCACCTCAACTACGGCGCTCCCGCTCTCGCCGTGGCGATGGCCACCGTCGCCGAGCAGATCCCCGGCGCCTACCAGACGAGCTTGAACGTCCTGGACGCCACCATCGCCGACGACACCCTTCGTCGAGTCGCCGTGATCACCGGCCGGCTGGAACCCGGCCAGCGGCCCCTGCTGGCCGACTTCGACGTGGTCCGCGGGGTCACCGGCGTCGGTGGATACCTGCTGCGCCGCCGGCCCGGCGATCCCGCCGTCACCGCGGTGCTGTCCTACCTGGTCCGGCTGACCCGCCCCGTCATCCACCGGGGGCAGCGGGTGCCGGGGTGGTGGACGCCCGTCAGCCCGCACGGCGACCGCGACGACCGCTATCCGGGCGGGCACGCCAACCTCGGCGTGGCCCACGGCATCGCCGGCCCACTCACCCTGCTCGCCCTGGCCACCCGCGCCGGCGTGACCGTGCCCGGCCAGAGCGAGGCCATCGCCACCATCTGCGCCTGGCTCGACCAATGGCGCACCGGCACCGACACCACCCCGACCTGGCCGTACTGGATCACCTGGGACGAGCACCGCGCCGGCCGCCCAAGCGAACCGGCGCACCCCCGCCGCCCGTCGTGGTGCTACGGCACCGCCGGGCTGGCCCGCGCCCAGCAACTCGCCGCGCTCGCCCTGCACGACCCCGGCCGCCAGCACGCCTCCGAGCAGGCCCTGCTGTTCGCCCTGACCGACCCCGGCCACCGCGCCGCCGTCACCGACGCGTCGCTGTGCCACGGCTGGGCCGGCATGGCCCACATCGCCGCCCGCGCCGCCACCGACGCCACACCGGCCACCGCCGCCGCGCTGCGGGACACCGCCGCGCGCCTCCTCGACGTCGTGCACCAACCGGGCACCGACCCGCGCGACACCGCAGCCGCCCTGCTCGCGCCCGACGGCGGCGGACCCGGCCTGCTCGACGGCGCGGCCGGCACCGCCCTAGCCAGCCTCACCGCCGCCGGCCTGACACCGCGCACGCGCTGGGACGCGTGCCTGCTCATCACCTGA
- the fxlM gene encoding methyltransferase, FxLD system: MTAPTWHQRTINADTHRQAVAAHVAPELDRLTRLGVLTGWWYIRKHQWRLRLHTDAAGITQVTELLDNLTADEQITGWRPGVYEPETLAFGGADGMASAHRLFHADSSNQLAWDRATAHTPPALGQREMTALLCGVLLRSAGLDRYEQADTWAKVAVERPLSHADPALHDAQQRAPLVQAMTKLLTVNPASLSAPPDGPLTAWTPWIAAFETAGQELLTLARDGRLRRGLRAALAHHIIFHANRAAISVPDLSTMAALAMTDTLGFTAVVSFAADPSLNPRVDQVTTVSDHDSDTPDDLRAIMTQRLTDEKVIRTPAVRDAFDTVPRHLFVPGVTPKAAYLDDAVYTKYAADGTKISAASQPRIVAMMLEQLDLHPGHNVLEAGAGTGYNAALMGHIVGRNGDVHTIDVDADLVEGAVAHLAAAGADNVGVLLGDGARGHGECAPYDRIIATVGVWDVPAAWLRQLAPTGRMVVPLRLRGATSRSIAFTRTPDGLVSVDSQLAVFMPLRGSLDDARRIVAINEERDVTLAVNKDQTVDAALLTGVLDTPAHTRWTGVIFPPMVPYEWIELWLALRLPNSILRMNTDRLAVDRGQVTPMHPQWGAMATVEGPDLAYLTLRPTEPVDGRKRYEIGVIGHGPDGATLADIVAAEAAQWDREYRSRSVRFEIPTGHAGEHAPDKGRFVIDRPHHPVTVIWE, from the coding sequence ATGACCGCACCCACCTGGCACCAGAGGACCATCAACGCCGACACCCACCGGCAGGCCGTCGCCGCGCACGTCGCCCCCGAACTGGACCGCCTCACCCGCCTCGGCGTGCTGACCGGCTGGTGGTACATCCGCAAGCACCAGTGGCGGCTACGGCTGCACACCGATGCCGCCGGCATCACGCAGGTCACCGAGCTGCTCGACAACCTGACCGCCGACGAGCAGATCACCGGCTGGCGCCCCGGGGTATATGAGCCGGAAACCCTCGCCTTCGGCGGCGCTGACGGCATGGCGAGCGCGCATCGGCTCTTCCACGCCGACAGCAGCAACCAACTCGCCTGGGACCGGGCCACCGCACACACGCCACCGGCGCTCGGCCAACGGGAAATGACCGCCCTGCTGTGCGGAGTCCTGCTGCGCAGCGCCGGCCTCGACCGCTACGAGCAGGCCGACACCTGGGCGAAGGTCGCCGTCGAACGACCCCTCAGCCACGCCGACCCGGCGCTGCACGACGCCCAGCAACGCGCCCCGCTGGTGCAGGCCATGACGAAGCTGCTCACCGTCAACCCGGCCAGCCTCAGCGCTCCGCCGGACGGCCCGCTCACCGCCTGGACGCCCTGGATCGCCGCGTTCGAGACCGCCGGCCAGGAACTACTGACCCTCGCCCGCGACGGCCGACTGCGCCGCGGCCTACGCGCGGCGCTCGCCCACCACATCATCTTCCACGCCAACCGAGCCGCGATCAGCGTCCCGGACCTGTCCACCATGGCGGCGCTGGCGATGACCGACACCCTCGGCTTCACCGCCGTGGTGTCGTTCGCCGCCGACCCGTCACTGAACCCTAGGGTTGACCAAGTGACCACTGTCAGCGATCACGACTCCGATACGCCCGACGACCTGCGCGCCATCATGACCCAGCGGCTGACCGACGAGAAGGTCATCCGCACCCCCGCCGTCCGCGACGCGTTCGACACCGTCCCCCGGCACCTGTTCGTCCCCGGCGTCACCCCGAAGGCCGCCTACCTCGACGACGCGGTCTACACCAAGTACGCCGCCGACGGCACCAAGATCAGCGCCGCGAGTCAACCCCGCATCGTCGCCATGATGCTCGAACAACTCGACCTGCACCCCGGCCACAACGTCCTGGAAGCCGGCGCCGGCACCGGCTACAACGCCGCCCTCATGGGCCACATCGTCGGGCGGAACGGGGACGTTCACACCATCGACGTCGACGCGGACCTCGTCGAAGGCGCCGTCGCCCACCTCGCCGCCGCCGGCGCCGACAACGTGGGCGTGCTCCTCGGTGACGGCGCGCGGGGGCACGGCGAGTGCGCCCCCTACGACCGGATCATCGCCACCGTCGGCGTGTGGGACGTCCCCGCGGCCTGGCTCCGGCAGCTTGCCCCGACCGGGCGGATGGTGGTGCCGCTGCGCCTGCGCGGCGCGACGTCGCGCTCCATCGCCTTCACCCGCACCCCCGACGGCCTCGTCAGCGTCGACAGTCAGCTCGCCGTGTTCATGCCCCTGCGCGGCAGCCTCGACGACGCCCGCCGCATTGTCGCGATCAACGAGGAGCGCGACGTCACCCTGGCCGTCAACAAGGACCAGACCGTCGATGCCGCGCTGCTCACCGGCGTCCTCGACACGCCCGCGCATACCCGCTGGACCGGTGTGATCTTCCCGCCGATGGTGCCGTACGAGTGGATCGAGCTGTGGCTCGCCCTGCGGTTGCCGAACTCGATCCTGCGGATGAACACCGACCGCCTCGCCGTCGACCGCGGCCAGGTCACCCCGATGCACCCGCAGTGGGGCGCCATGGCCACCGTCGAAGGACCCGACCTCGCCTACCTCACCCTGCGCCCCACCGAACCCGTGGACGGGCGCAAGCGCTACGAAATCGGCGTCATCGGCCACGGCCCCGACGGCGCCACCCTGGCCGACATCGTCGCGGCCGAGGCCGCACAGTGGGACCGCGAGTACCGCTCCCGCAGCGTGCGCTTCGAAATCCCGACCGGCCACGCCGGCGAGCACGCGCCGGACAAGGGCCGATTCGTCATCGACCGCCCACACCACCCAGTCACCGTCATCTGGGAATAG